The following coding sequences lie in one Liolophura sinensis isolate JHLJ2023 chromosome 4, CUHK_Ljap_v2, whole genome shotgun sequence genomic window:
- the LOC135464865 gene encoding uncharacterized protein LOC135464865, with amino-acid sequence MANVEINLVPNSDPCGQSSEYVATGNRDVDVANVQRSPNSASVVAGQAVTGETVTVRFPYHVCETGENKSSAATAVRNVDVANVQLSPNSACVVAGQAVTGETVTVRVPYNVSKTRENKSSVATAVRNVDVANVQRSPNSASVVAGQAVTGETVTVRVPYNVSQPRESSASAAVRNVQTTPGSAGAEVQVCSSRAPYFPQNASPITGTADTCITGVTPFAPVTLTIPYSPGTESVTESTLNLSHLENLHITEGRKSPVPGRPDFELARGDNLPVTVTTALVVDSPISIGMIGDRSGQSTISPDTDMEVTQVLTAEIVTDISVTCKTTLDTEVEGKASKRARNAHLRGVLEKLAAKKRAGEVLLITSFTFTITITTITIATITTFTITIITITTITITIITFTTFTITTFTITITTITITTFTITM; translated from the exons ATGGCGAATGTTGAGATTAATTTAGTGCCGAACTCTGACCCATGTGGCCAGTCGTCGGAATATGTGGCGACAGGGAACAGAGATGTTGACGTTGCAAATGTGCAGCGGTCTCCAAACAGTGCAAGTGTGGTTGCAGGTCAGGCAGTAACTGGAGAAACTGTTACCGTTAGATTTCCTTATCATGTCTGTGAGACTGGAGAAAACAAAAGTTCTGCAGCAACTGCAGTGAGGAATGTTGATGTTGCAAATGTGCAACTGTCTCCAAACAGCGCTTGTGTGGTTGCAGGTCAGGCAGTAACTGGAGAAACTGTTACCGTTAGAGTACCATATAATGTCTCGAAGACCAGAGAAAACAAAAGTTCTGTAGCAACTGCAGTGAGGAATGTTGATGTTGCAAATGTGCAACGGTCTCCAAACAGTGCAAGTGTGGTCGCAGGTCAGGCAGTAACTGGAGAAACTGTTACTGTTAGGGTTCCTTATAATGTCTCACAACCAAGAGAAAGTTCAGCATCAGCTGCAGTGAGGAATGTGCAGACAACCCCTGGTTCAGCAGGTGCAGAGGTACAGGTGTGTTCATCAAGGGCTCCTTACTTTCCTCAGAACGCTAGTCCAATCACTGGCactgcagatacatgtattacaggtgTTACACCATTTGCACCTGTAACTCTAACAATACCTTATAGTCCAGGTACTGAAAGTGTCACAGAAAGTACTCTTAATTTGTCACATCTTGAGAATTTGCACATAACAGAAGGTAGAAAATCACCCGTTCCAGGGAGGCCAGATTTTGAATtggcaaggggagataatcttcCTGTAACAGTAACAACAGCACTTGTTGTGGACAGTCCCATCAGTATAGGGATGATAGGTGATCGAAGTGGACAATCCACAATTAGCcctgatacagacatggaagTTACGCAGGTTTTGACGGCTGAGATTGTTACAGATATTTCTGTGACTTGCAAGACGACGCTAGATACAGAGGTGGAAG GGAAAGCTTCCAAACGGGCTAGGAATGCTCACCTTCGGGGTGTTCTGGAGAAGCTAGCAGCTAAGAAGAGGGCAGGG GAAGTCCTACTCATCACCTCCTTCACCttcaccatcaccatcactaccaTCACCATCGCTACCATCACCACCTtcaccatcaccatcattaccatcaccaccatcaccatcaccatcatcacATTCACCACCTTCACCATCACCACCttcaccatcaccatcactaccatcaccatcaccacctTCACCATCACCATGTGA